One Rhodococcus sp. P1Y DNA window includes the following coding sequences:
- a CDS encoding HAMP domain-containing sensor histidine kinase — protein sequence MVAPFGRKPTTVDPTVMRPPMPLTRTVSLRWRVTLLAASVVAIAVAVMAIAAYAVVSRALYADVDAQLRSRADALINSNLVTFDPRYVAGATLYSTDVSVALIYPDLTKYVAPGSKVPIGEPEIAVATGASELSLRTVDDQRVLSQRAQDGSAIVISQRLSPTGAVLDRLAWVLLIVGGCGVVLAAGAGMAVGRTGLRPIARLTAAAERVARTDDLTPIPVTGDDELARLTESFNTMLRALAESRGRQSRLVADAGHELRTPLTSLRTNMELLIASGRPGAPSIPDEDMAELRNDVVAQIQELSTLVGDLVDLAREDAPETVFERVDLADAVERSLERARRRRNEIDFNATLEPWFVYGDHAGLSRAVLNVLDNAAKWSPTGGEVRIGMRQIGEGLMELTVDDAGPGIPEEDRELVFERFYRSTASRSMPGSGLGLAIVRQVVVKHGGTIGVEVSERGGTLIRIILPGEAATELG from the coding sequence ATGGTTGCTCCCTTCGGCCGCAAGCCCACCACGGTGGACCCTACGGTGATGCGCCCTCCCATGCCCTTGACACGGACGGTGTCGTTGCGTTGGCGGGTGACGCTGCTGGCTGCGTCGGTGGTGGCAATCGCTGTGGCCGTCATGGCCATTGCTGCCTATGCGGTGGTCTCGCGCGCGCTGTACGCCGACGTGGACGCTCAACTTCGATCCCGCGCGGATGCGCTGATCAACAGCAACTTGGTGACCTTCGATCCTCGCTATGTCGCAGGCGCAACGCTGTACAGCACCGACGTGTCGGTGGCGTTGATCTACCCGGATCTGACCAAATACGTTGCGCCGGGCTCGAAAGTCCCCATCGGCGAACCCGAGATCGCGGTGGCCACAGGCGCATCGGAGCTGTCGCTTCGCACGGTCGACGACCAACGCGTGCTCAGTCAGCGTGCGCAGGACGGCAGTGCGATCGTTATCTCTCAACGTCTTTCGCCGACGGGCGCAGTCCTGGACAGGCTGGCGTGGGTGCTTCTCATCGTTGGTGGATGTGGCGTGGTGTTGGCAGCGGGCGCGGGTATGGCCGTCGGGCGAACCGGGTTGCGGCCGATCGCGCGTCTGACGGCCGCGGCCGAACGGGTGGCTCGAACCGATGATCTGACGCCGATTCCAGTGACGGGTGACGACGAATTGGCGCGTCTCACCGAGAGTTTCAACACGATGCTCAGGGCGCTGGCGGAGTCGCGTGGGCGTCAGAGCAGGCTCGTCGCCGACGCGGGCCACGAGCTTCGAACTCCGCTGACGTCGCTGCGAACCAACATGGAGTTGCTGATCGCATCGGGTAGGCCCGGTGCACCGTCGATTCCCGACGAGGACATGGCCGAGCTTCGTAACGACGTCGTCGCGCAGATTCAGGAGCTCTCCACTTTGGTAGGCGATCTCGTCGATCTGGCTCGCGAGGATGCACCCGAGACGGTGTTCGAACGAGTCGATCTAGCCGATGCAGTCGAGCGAAGTCTGGAGCGGGCGCGGCGTCGTCGAAACGAAATCGATTTCAACGCAACGCTGGAACCCTGGTTTGTCTACGGCGATCACGCGGGATTGTCGCGGGCCGTCCTGAACGTTCTGGACAACGCCGCCAAATGGAGCCCTACCGGTGGTGAAGTGCGCATCGGTATGCGCCAGATCGGCGAAGGCTTGATGGAACTGACCGTGGACGACGCCGGTCCCGGTATCCCCGAAGAAGATCGCGAATTGGTCTTCGAGCGCTTCTACCGGTCGACGGCATCGCGCTCGATGCCAGGATCCGGCCTCGGGCTCGCAATAGTGCGCCAGGTCGTCGTCAAACACGGCGGAACGATCGGCGTCGAAGTGTCCGAACGAGGAGGCACGTTGATTCGAATCATCTTGCCCGGTGAAGCCGCGACCGAACTCGGTTGA
- a CDS encoding VIT1/CCC1 transporter family protein: MTEPSVKDVKRWRRYLADERAEAAVYRDLAGRRTGEEREILLALADAEGRHEEHWRRALGDRVGMPLKGSARTRLLGLLARRFGSVFVLALAQRAETRSPYTSESGATEAMIADEQIHAEVVRGLATRGRNRLSGNFRAAVFGANDGLVSNLALVLGISGSGVSNHIILVTGLAGLLAGALSMGAGEYVSVRSQRELLEASSPAGSAREAVRHLDVDANELALVYRARGMSAEEAELKASGVLGRIAPDDPMETDPETHESVGTGIGAALASFCFFASGAVIPVLPYLAGLEGVVALVVAAVLVGIALIGTGLVVGLLSGGPPVRRALRQLAIGYGAAGATYLLGALFGSGGI; this comes from the coding sequence ATGACCGAGCCCTCCGTCAAGGACGTCAAGCGCTGGCGCAGGTACCTGGCCGACGAACGGGCAGAGGCCGCGGTCTACCGCGATCTGGCCGGGCGTCGCACCGGTGAGGAGCGGGAGATATTGCTCGCTCTGGCCGACGCCGAGGGCCGTCACGAAGAACATTGGCGACGGGCACTCGGTGATCGCGTAGGAATGCCGCTCAAAGGCAGTGCCCGCACCCGGCTCCTCGGTCTGCTTGCTCGACGCTTCGGATCGGTGTTCGTGCTCGCACTTGCGCAGCGCGCCGAGACTCGTAGTCCCTACACCTCGGAGTCCGGTGCTACCGAGGCCATGATCGCCGACGAGCAGATCCACGCCGAAGTCGTGCGAGGGCTCGCCACCCGTGGGCGAAACCGACTGTCCGGCAACTTCAGAGCCGCGGTCTTCGGAGCCAACGACGGGCTCGTCAGCAACCTCGCGCTCGTGCTCGGGATCAGCGGCAGCGGAGTGTCCAACCACATCATCCTGGTCACAGGCCTGGCAGGTCTGCTAGCCGGAGCTTTGTCCATGGGAGCAGGCGAGTACGTATCCGTCCGTTCCCAGCGTGAGTTGCTCGAGGCGTCGTCACCCGCGGGTTCGGCGCGCGAGGCTGTGAGGCACCTCGATGTCGACGCCAACGAACTAGCCCTGGTGTATCGAGCCCGCGGCATGTCAGCCGAAGAAGCCGAGCTCAAAGCGTCGGGAGTGCTGGGGCGCATCGCGCCGGACGACCCCATGGAAACCGATCCCGAGACGCACGAATCCGTCGGGACCGGCATCGGCGCGGCCTTGGCGAGCTTCTGTTTCTTCGCGTCCGGCGCAGTGATACCCGTGTTGCCCTACCTCGCCGGCTTGGAAGGTGTTGTAGCGCTGGTGGTTGCTGCAGTCCTCGTCGGCATCGCGTTGATCGGAACCGGGCTGGTGGTCGGGCTGCTCAGCGGCGGACCTCCCGTTCGTCGCGCACTGCGCCAGCTCGCCATCGGCTACGGGGCGGCGGGTGCGACGTATCTGCTGGGTGCGCTCTTCGGCAGCGGCGGGATCTGA
- a CDS encoding VOC family protein has product MDQRVHFLTLATPDLDSSRAFYKGGLGWTPLLDVPGEIIFFQIGPGLVLGLFDAQKFTADLGHEGEPATVGGLTLSHNVDSPAEVDSAMEAAVGAGATVIKPPQKAEFGGYHGHFADPNGLIWEVCHNPGWSVDDDGTVRLAEL; this is encoded by the coding sequence ATGGATCAGCGCGTTCATTTTCTTACGCTCGCGACCCCTGACCTCGACAGCTCGCGTGCGTTCTACAAGGGCGGCCTCGGGTGGACACCACTGCTCGACGTGCCGGGCGAGATCATCTTCTTCCAGATCGGGCCTGGCCTGGTTCTCGGCTTGTTCGACGCGCAGAAGTTCACCGCAGACCTGGGACACGAGGGCGAACCCGCAACCGTCGGCGGTCTGACGCTGTCGCACAACGTCGATTCGCCTGCCGAGGTGGATTCTGCGATGGAGGCTGCCGTCGGTGCCGGTGCGACGGTGATCAAACCGCCACAGAAGGCGGAGTTCGGCGGCTACCACGGGCACTTCGCGGACCCCAACGGCCTTATCTGGGAGGTCTGTCACAACCCAGGGTGGAGCGTCGACGACGACGGAACCGTCAGGTTGGCCGAGCTGTAG
- a CDS encoding response regulator transcription factor: protein MRILVVDDDRAVRDSLRRSLTFNGYTVELAVDGLDALEKVAAARPDALVLDVMMPRLDGLEVCRRLRSTGDDLPILVLTARDSVSERVAGLDAGADDYLPKPFALEELLARLRALLRRTAMDAEGESEALTFADLSLDPVTREVTRAERSISLTRTEFSLMEMLMTNPRRVLTRSRILEEVWGYDFPTSGNALEVYVGYLRRKTEAEGESRLIHTVRGVGYVLRETPP from the coding sequence ATGCGCATTTTGGTTGTCGACGACGATCGAGCGGTTCGGGACTCGCTCAGGAGGTCTCTCACCTTCAACGGGTACACGGTGGAACTGGCGGTCGACGGGCTCGACGCCCTGGAGAAAGTCGCCGCGGCTCGCCCCGATGCTCTTGTTCTCGACGTCATGATGCCCAGGCTCGACGGGCTCGAAGTGTGCAGGCGGCTCCGAAGCACCGGCGACGATCTCCCCATCCTGGTCCTCACCGCCAGGGACTCGGTATCGGAACGTGTTGCCGGACTCGACGCCGGTGCAGACGACTATCTACCCAAACCCTTCGCGCTCGAAGAACTCCTCGCGAGGCTGCGTGCCCTTCTTCGGCGCACAGCCATGGACGCCGAGGGGGAGTCGGAGGCGCTCACGTTCGCCGATCTCTCGCTCGATCCGGTCACCCGTGAGGTGACCCGGGCGGAGCGCTCGATCAGCCTGACACGCACCGAGTTCTCGCTGATGGAAATGCTGATGACGAACCCGCGCAGGGTGCTCACTCGTAGCCGAATCCTGGAAGAAGTGTGGGGATACGACTTTCCGACTTCGGGGAACGCACTCGAGGTCTACGTCGGGTATCTGCGACGCAAGACCGAGGCCGAGGGTGAGTCTCGTCTGATCCACACCGTTCGCGGAGTGGGGTACGTGCTGCGCGAGACGCCCCCGTGA
- a CDS encoding lipase family protein produces the protein MSILSRSLVAAVSVVSLTLGATALSVSVATADEVDTTPGTVVDVEELAPGLVLPGAADAKRITYWTTGFDGKPALSTGAFFVPEGEAPEGGWPVLGWAHGTSGLGDDCAPSLVGPADAGRDRQYLGTWLDQGYAIAATDYAGLGTPGLMPYLDGKASAHSVVDSVKASREVDASLSNKWVVIGQSQGGGAAITTARYATEFGGSELDYRGAVGTGVPANIELALLPLGPGVLPVAAGKGLTTYLLYILAGLRYAHPEIDLNSYLTEQGRQLVDRAETVCVLDAEEEFAGTISGDLFSRPLNQIPNFYGLLNDYMGVPTSGYDRPLFIGQGLTDTDVPAPAALSLVAQLKANGQDVTLHTYPTDHSGALLQSRVDSIPFVKQLFE, from the coding sequence ATGTCGATTCTCTCCCGTTCGCTCGTTGCCGCAGTGTCGGTGGTATCCCTGACGCTCGGTGCTACCGCGCTGAGCGTGTCGGTCGCGACCGCGGACGAGGTGGATACGACGCCGGGCACCGTCGTCGACGTGGAAGAACTGGCACCGGGCCTCGTCCTTCCCGGCGCCGCGGATGCCAAGCGGATCACATACTGGACAACTGGATTCGACGGTAAGCCCGCGCTGAGCACCGGCGCATTCTTCGTCCCCGAAGGTGAAGCACCAGAGGGCGGTTGGCCCGTCCTCGGGTGGGCACACGGAACGTCCGGATTGGGCGACGACTGTGCTCCCAGTCTGGTCGGCCCCGCCGATGCGGGTCGGGACCGTCAGTACCTCGGGACCTGGCTCGATCAGGGCTACGCGATCGCCGCGACGGATTACGCGGGCCTCGGCACGCCCGGCCTGATGCCGTATCTCGACGGGAAGGCATCGGCGCACAGTGTGGTCGACTCGGTGAAAGCCTCACGCGAGGTCGACGCCTCGCTGTCGAACAAGTGGGTGGTCATCGGCCAGTCCCAAGGCGGCGGCGCGGCCATCACCACGGCCAGATACGCAACGGAATTCGGTGGCTCCGAGCTGGATTACCGAGGAGCCGTCGGGACCGGTGTTCCGGCGAACATCGAGCTTGCCTTGCTGCCTCTCGGTCCGGGTGTGCTTCCCGTCGCCGCAGGTAAAGGGTTGACGACGTATCTGCTGTACATCCTGGCCGGGCTGCGATACGCGCATCCGGAGATCGATCTGAATTCTTACCTCACCGAGCAGGGGAGACAACTCGTCGACCGCGCGGAAACGGTCTGTGTGCTGGATGCCGAGGAAGAATTTGCTGGAACGATCTCCGGTGATCTGTTCAGCAGACCGCTGAACCAGATTCCGAACTTCTACGGATTGTTAAACGACTACATGGGCGTTCCCACCTCGGGCTACGACCGACCGCTGTTCATCGGGCAAGGTCTGACGGACACCGATGTTCCCGCGCCTGCTGCACTTTCGTTGGTAGCTCAGCTGAAAGCCAACGGTCAGGACGTCACGTTGCACACCTATCCCACCGATCACAGCGGTGCACTACTTCAGTCACGGGTGGATTCCATTCCGTTCGTGAAGCAACTCTTCGAATAG
- the rpmB gene encoding 50S ribosomal protein L28, whose product MSAHCQVTGRKPGFGKSVSHSHVRTNRRWDPNIQKKTYFVPSLGRRVTLTLSAKGIKTIDRDGIDAVVAKLSARGVKL is encoded by the coding sequence ATGTCCGCGCACTGCCAGGTGACCGGAAGGAAACCAGGATTCGGCAAGTCCGTTTCCCACTCGCACGTAAGAACCAACCGCCGGTGGGACCCGAACATCCAGAAGAAGACGTACTTCGTCCCCAGCCTCGGACGACGCGTCACGCTGACGTTGTCGGCGAAAGGCATCAAAACCATCGACCGTGACGGCATCGACGCCGTGGTCGCGAAACTCTCCGCGCGAGGGGTGAAACTCTGA
- a CDS encoding type B 50S ribosomal protein L31, with the protein MKQGIHPDYHPVVFQDAGTGTQFLTRSTITATREVQWEDGNTYPLVIVDVTSESHPFWTGATRIMDTQGRVEKFEKRYGRRTRKES; encoded by the coding sequence ATGAAACAAGGAATACACCCCGACTACCACCCGGTGGTCTTCCAGGACGCAGGCACGGGAACGCAGTTCCTCACCCGCTCCACCATCACCGCGACCCGCGAGGTGCAGTGGGAGGACGGCAACACGTACCCACTCGTCATCGTCGACGTGACCAGCGAATCGCACCCTTTCTGGACCGGTGCCACTCGCATCATGGATACCCAGGGTCGCGTCGAGAAGTTCGAGAAGCGCTACGGGCGCCGCACCCGGAAGGAAAGCTGA
- the rpsN gene encoding 30S ribosomal protein S14: MAKKSKIAKNEQRKVVVERWAARRSELKEIIRKPSTPDSERAEAQAALQRLPRDASPVRLRNRDAADGRPRGHLRKFGLSRVKVREMAHRGELPGVHKSSW; encoded by the coding sequence ATGGCCAAGAAGTCCAAGATCGCCAAGAACGAGCAGCGCAAGGTCGTCGTCGAGCGTTGGGCAGCGCGGCGCAGCGAGCTGAAGGAGATCATCCGGAAGCCGTCGACACCCGATTCCGAGCGGGCCGAGGCCCAAGCGGCACTGCAGCGTCTACCGCGCGACGCGAGTCCGGTACGATTGCGCAATCGTGACGCTGCGGATGGACGTCCGCGCGGTCACCTGCGGAAATTTGGTCTGTCACGCGTGAAGGTGCGCGAGATGGCTCACCGTGGGGAGCTGCCAGGCGTCCACAAGTCGAGCTGGTAA
- the rpsR gene encoding 30S ribosomal protein S18 gives MAVKRAPSKKVRAEAGRRPKKNPLNAAKVTTVDYKDINLLRQFISDRGKIRSRRVTGLTPQQQRQVAVAVKNAREMALLPFTSR, from the coding sequence ATGGCAGTCAAGAGAGCACCGTCGAAGAAGGTCCGCGCAGAGGCAGGACGTCGACCCAAGAAGAACCCGTTGAACGCCGCCAAGGTAACCACGGTGGACTACAAGGACATCAACCTTCTTCGTCAGTTCATCTCGGACCGCGGCAAGATCCGTAGCCGCCGCGTCACCGGCCTCACCCCGCAGCAGCAGCGTCAGGTTGCTGTCGCAGTGAAGAACGCTCGTGAGATGGCACTGCTGCCGTTCACCAGCCGCTAG
- a CDS encoding magnesium and cobalt transport protein CorA, with product MTIVDNAVYVDGKRTITPDTLESTYEAVREHHGMAWIGLYRPDTDEINSVAAEFGLHRLAVEDAIEVHQRPKLERYGDQLFVVLRPARYIDETEKVEFGELHVFVGPQFVVTIRHAERRELHVVRKRLEDTPELLKLGTEAVLYAILDQTVDEYEPVVEGLQNDIDEIEDQLFSRDPAVSKRIYTLSREVTEFERATGPLVAMIEQLKRGGDKYDVDIELQRNLRDVLDHCVRIAERVEAFRVNLQNALSVNATLVAQQQNEEMRAMTQVSLDQNEQVKKISSWGAILFAPSLIAAIYGMNFEDMPELKWHLGYPLAILAMVFCSSVLYTVFKRQKWL from the coding sequence TTGACGATCGTCGACAACGCTGTCTACGTCGACGGCAAACGAACCATCACACCCGACACCCTCGAGAGCACCTACGAGGCAGTTCGCGAACACCACGGTATGGCGTGGATCGGCTTGTATCGACCCGATACCGACGAGATCAACTCGGTCGCAGCCGAGTTCGGTCTCCACCGGCTCGCAGTCGAGGACGCCATCGAGGTGCATCAGCGCCCCAAACTGGAACGCTACGGCGACCAGCTGTTCGTGGTGTTGAGACCGGCCCGCTACATCGACGAGACCGAGAAAGTCGAGTTCGGTGAACTCCACGTCTTCGTCGGCCCACAGTTCGTCGTCACGATCAGGCACGCCGAGAGGCGTGAACTGCACGTCGTCCGCAAGCGCCTCGAAGACACACCGGAACTGCTGAAGCTGGGAACCGAAGCGGTCCTGTACGCCATCCTCGACCAGACCGTCGACGAGTACGAACCCGTCGTCGAGGGCCTGCAGAACGACATCGACGAGATCGAGGATCAGCTCTTCTCACGCGACCCTGCGGTCTCCAAGCGGATCTACACGCTCTCTCGTGAGGTCACCGAGTTCGAGCGGGCAACCGGGCCGCTCGTCGCGATGATCGAACAGCTCAAACGCGGCGGGGACAAGTACGACGTCGACATCGAACTGCAGCGAAACCTGCGGGACGTCCTCGATCACTGCGTGCGGATCGCCGAGCGCGTCGAGGCGTTCCGAGTGAACCTACAAAATGCGTTGTCCGTCAACGCAACCCTCGTCGCGCAGCAGCAGAACGAAGAGATGCGCGCGATGACCCAAGTTTCGTTGGATCAGAACGAGCAGGTCAAGAAGATCTCGTCCTGGGGTGCAATACTTTTCGCGCCGTCGTTGATAGCCGCGATCTACGGCATGAACTTCGAGGACATGCCGGAACTCAAATGGCACCTAGGTTATCCGCTCGCCATCCTCGCGATGGTGTTCTGCTCGAGCGTTCTCTACACCGTGTTCAAGCGTCAGAAGTGGTTGTGA
- the mrf gene encoding ribosome hibernation factor-recruiting GTPase MRF: MDGRTPLVLVSGWTGAMDDVVTSLLSDGTVAVRHDLSRVYEGVVRRTILAPGEAPRETILELAHGCVSCTLREDLLPLLRKLAHRSSVNRIVLAMDPALEPEALCWAVENVIVAGVVGQVDGSASRDVSITAVVDCLDAATWLTDATGDDALADRGIVASGDDDRTVAQVVVGQVDYADALVVSAGPDVGGWERAKLAAVLSRLAPGAPVAWVGPGDVLDIEALIAAVPFDARRGEVTDAHSPLLRGQPPLTADCGVTLVEFAADRPFHPERLHEAIDVLLDGVVSARGRAWVATQPDEALWIESAGGGLRVASAGKWLAAMAPQEQDRVDTSRRAMAALRWDETFGDRDTSLVVLVHAADPSEIDRTLRWALVSDDEMNDRDAWAQWNDPFGQWHEDPCETSESPYQDTRREAQE, encoded by the coding sequence GTGGACGGTCGCACGCCACTCGTGCTCGTGTCCGGTTGGACGGGAGCCATGGACGATGTGGTGACGTCCCTACTGTCCGACGGAACCGTTGCGGTCCGTCACGATCTCAGCCGCGTGTACGAGGGGGTGGTCCGCAGGACGATCCTCGCTCCGGGCGAAGCTCCGCGCGAGACGATCCTCGAACTCGCGCACGGGTGCGTCTCGTGCACTCTGCGTGAGGACTTGTTACCGCTGCTGCGGAAGCTGGCCCACCGGAGTTCGGTGAATCGAATCGTGCTGGCGATGGACCCGGCACTCGAGCCCGAAGCGCTGTGTTGGGCAGTGGAGAACGTCATCGTCGCGGGCGTAGTTGGTCAGGTCGACGGCTCCGCCTCACGTGACGTCTCGATCACGGCCGTCGTCGATTGCCTCGACGCGGCAACGTGGCTCACTGACGCCACCGGTGACGATGCGCTCGCCGACCGCGGCATCGTTGCCAGCGGCGACGACGATCGAACCGTCGCTCAGGTCGTCGTCGGTCAGGTCGACTACGCCGATGCACTCGTCGTCAGCGCGGGACCGGACGTCGGCGGATGGGAGCGCGCGAAACTTGCCGCGGTGCTGTCGAGGTTGGCGCCGGGTGCACCCGTTGCCTGGGTCGGCCCAGGGGATGTGCTCGACATCGAAGCGCTCATCGCTGCAGTACCTTTCGACGCGCGACGGGGCGAGGTCACCGACGCTCACTCACCGTTGCTTCGTGGTCAGCCACCACTCACCGCGGACTGCGGGGTGACGCTCGTCGAATTCGCCGCAGACCGACCCTTTCATCCCGAACGGTTGCACGAGGCCATCGACGTGTTGTTGGACGGTGTTGTGTCCGCGCGCGGACGTGCCTGGGTGGCAACGCAACCCGACGAAGCGCTGTGGATCGAATCGGCAGGCGGAGGGTTACGCGTCGCCAGCGCAGGCAAGTGGCTCGCGGCGATGGCTCCGCAGGAGCAGGACCGCGTCGACACCTCCCGTCGAGCAATGGCTGCGCTTCGGTGGGACGAGACGTTCGGAGATCGTGACACCTCGCTCGTCGTACTCGTGCACGCCGCTGATCCGTCGGAGATCGATCGGACCCTGCGGTGGGCGCTCGTGTCCGACGACGAGATGAACGACCGCGACGCATGGGCGCAGTGGAACGATCCGTTCGGCCAATGGCACGAAGACCCATGTGAGACATCAGAATCCCCATATCAGGACACCCGGCGAGAGGCTCAGGAATGA
- a CDS encoding trimeric intracellular cation channel family protein, whose protein sequence is MLVDVLGYVGIVAFAASGALIGVRKRLDLFGVCVVGITTGIGGGIIRDVLLGIHPPTSLDQWPNLTVAFITSLVVFRAHPIMNRIWRGVLLFDAFGMGLFASTGATIALAAGGSSLSACLIGATTAVAGGVIRDILVNEVPLLLRRDLYAVPALLGSSVVAIVEGTGWPDNVGLVIGTVAATGLRVLALWRRWNLPIARRLPVDD, encoded by the coding sequence GTGCTGGTCGATGTGCTGGGTTATGTGGGGATCGTGGCGTTCGCGGCGTCGGGTGCGCTCATCGGTGTGCGCAAGCGTCTGGACTTGTTCGGGGTCTGTGTCGTCGGGATCACCACGGGCATCGGCGGCGGCATCATTCGCGACGTCCTGCTCGGCATTCATCCTCCGACCTCGCTGGATCAGTGGCCGAACCTGACCGTTGCGTTCATCACCTCACTCGTGGTTTTCCGTGCGCATCCGATCATGAATCGCATCTGGCGTGGAGTGCTGCTGTTCGACGCGTTCGGGATGGGCCTGTTCGCGTCCACGGGCGCGACCATCGCGCTTGCTGCGGGCGGGAGCTCGCTGTCGGCGTGCCTGATCGGCGCGACCACGGCCGTCGCAGGTGGTGTCATCCGCGACATTCTCGTCAACGAGGTGCCGCTGCTGCTTCGCCGCGATCTGTACGCGGTGCCCGCACTGCTGGGCTCGTCGGTGGTCGCGATAGTGGAGGGAACGGGGTGGCCGGACAACGTCGGCCTGGTCATCGGCACTGTAGCGGCGACAGGTCTACGCGTGCTCGCTCTGTGGCGACGCTGGAATCTGCCCATCGCCAGACGATTGCCGGTTGACGATTAG
- the rpmF gene encoding 50S ribosomal protein L32 encodes MAVPKRKMSRSNTRSRRAQWKATAPDLVTVRVGGQEFRVPRRLVKAVQTGVYDPS; translated from the coding sequence ATGGCCGTCCCGAAACGGAAGATGTCGCGTTCCAATACTCGTAGTCGCCGCGCGCAGTGGAAGGCCACGGCTCCCGATTTGGTGACCGTCCGCGTCGGTGGACAGGAGTTCCGGGTGCCTCGCCGGCTCGTCAAGGCTGTGCAGACGGGCGTATACGACCCGAGCTAG
- the rpmG gene encoding 50S ribosomal protein L33 → MMGKSTDVRPIIKLKSTAGTGYTYVTRKNRRNNPDRMVMKKYDPVVRRHVDFREER, encoded by the coding sequence CTGATGGGCAAGAGCACCGACGTACGTCCGATCATCAAGCTCAAATCGACGGCCGGGACCGGCTACACGTACGTGACCAGGAAGAACCGGCGCAACAACCCCGACCGGATGGTCATGAAGAAGTACGACCCGGTCGTCCGTAGACACGTCGACTTCAGGGAGGAACGCTGA